Proteins encoded within one genomic window of Panicum virgatum strain AP13 chromosome 1N, P.virgatum_v5, whole genome shotgun sequence:
- the LOC120655488 gene encoding protein PAT1 homolog isoform X2, which translates to MQPVLDTDRGLDKKNWWSQPPHSVDFIDSRLHRTSSSPHQDAQYDPVEPILGAKSSPLQRTSSYPQQEPQYNNTEPIPVPKSSFISYPPSGAASHSSPSQPHHMNMPSPPTAFQMPMSAQNDQALSQFHHGGTPPGPPFGRELAHMGPMGGATKNVQQNHVLNSGQMHGNGARFMPGLMQHQLQRPNGLMPPQMQPPRQQYGMQPIQQSPPHFAQLHSQMLGPHHSPPQSMQMFGPQHPPPQVMSRFDVNFGMPDLSDPRARSFLQHGRLGQRYPHQGYELSNMRTDNGWPRFRSRYMSTGEIENIARMQQAATHINDPYIDDYYHQACLAKKSEGAQLKHHFCPTLIRDPSSRARSKDEPHAYLQVDALGRLPFSSIRRPRPLLDVEQASAPNENTEKSVSKPLDQEPMLAARITIEDGLCLLLDVDDIDRLLQFSHQQDGGLQLRNRRQALLEQLAESLQLVDPLAPNKTAPLTSYDDLVFLRIVTLPKGRKLLSRYLELVTSGSELARIACMAVFRHLRTIFGNMPSDISAAETMTRLARAISTCVVRMELSDLSACLAAIVCSSLQPPLRPLGSPAGDWASVIIKSVLDRATVLLTDQHVASTYSMQNRALWQASFDAFFGLLTQYCMSKFDSVVHTAQLQPAAAAVISREMPVELLRASLPHTNADQRKQLLSFAQRTVPVGTHSSHGSGSGPMMSDSVQS; encoded by the coding sequence ATGCAGCCTGTATTGGACACTGATCGCGGGCTGGATAAGAAGAATTGGTGGTCCCAACCACCCCATTCAGTCGACTTCATTGATTCTAGACTGCACAGAACATCCTCATCCCCACATCAAGATGCTCAGTACGATCCTGTTGAACCTATTCTTGGAGCAAAATCATCTCCTTTGCAGAGAACATCTTCATACCCACAACAAGAGCCTCAGTACAATAATACTGAACCAATTCCTGTGCCTAAATCATCATTCATTTCATACCCTCCATCTGGTGCAGCATCTCATTCTTCACCTAGTCAACCACATCATATGAACATGCCATCTCCTCCAACTGCTTTCCAAATGCCTATGTCTGCACAAAATGATCAAGCCCTTTCCCAATTCCACCATGGAGGTACGCCTCCTGGACCTCCATTTGGTAGGGAGCTGGCTCAtatgggtccaatgggtggTGCAACAAAAAATGTGCAGCAAAATCATGTTTTAAATAGTGGACAAATGCATGGGAATGGTGCCAGGTTTATGCCAGGTTTGATGCAGCATCAATTGCAACGTCCCAATGGACTAATGCCACCTCAAATGCAGCCACCTCGTCAACAGTATGGAATGCAACCAATACAACAGTCTCCACCACATTTCGCACAACTACATTCACAAATGCTTGGTCCCCATCATTCCCCACCACAAAGCATGCAAATGTTTGGTCCTCAGCATCCTCCTCCGCAAGTGATGAGTAGATTTGATGTAAACTTTGGCATGCCTGACTTGAGTGATCCAAGAGCAAGATCATTTTTGCAACATGGAAGGCTGGGACAgcgatatcctcaccaaggttATGAGCTCAGTAATATGAGGACGGATAATGGGTGGCCACGGTTTAGATCCAGGTACATGTCGACTGGTGAAATTGAGAACATTGCAAGGATGCAGCAAGCTGCCACGCACATCAATGACCCATATATTGATGACTACTACCATCAAGCTTGTTTAGCAAAAAAATCAGAAGGTGCTCAACTGAAGCACCACTTCTGTCCTACCTTGATTAGGGATCCATCTTCCCGTGCACGCAGTAAGGACGAACCACATGCGTACCTACAGGTTGATGCTCTCGGCAGGCTCCCATTTTCTTCGATCCGCAGGCCTCGTCCTCTTCTTGATGTTGAACAAGCATCGGCACCAAATGAGAACACTGAAAAATCTGTGTCGAAGCCTCTTGACCAAGAACCTATGCTGGCTGCTAGGATCACAATTGAAGACGGACTTTGCCTACTACttgatgttgatgatattgATCGTCTGCTGCAATTTAGCCACCAGCAAGATGGTGGTTTGCAACTGAGAAACAGAAGACAGGCCCTACTCGAGCAGCTTGCAGAATCACTGCAATTAGTTGATCCCCTTGCACCTAATAAGACTGCACCTCTGACTTCATATGATGATTTGGTATTTCTCCGCATAGTCACTTTACCGAAGGGCCGGAAACTACTGTCCCGTTACCTTGAACTTGTGACTTCAGGCAGTGAGCTTGCAAGGATAGCTTGCATGGCCGTCTTCCGGCATCTAAGAACCATATTTGGAAATATGCCCTCTGATATCAGTGCAGCTGAGACAATGACTAGACTTGCAAGAGCTATATCCACATGTGTTGTTCGGATGGAGTTGAGTGATCTGAGTGCTTGCCTTGCAGCTATTGTTTGTTCGTCATTGCAGCCACCTCTTCGACCCCTTGGATCCCCAGCAGGTGATTGGGCTTCTGTCATCATAAAGTCTGTACTGGACAGAGCAACAGTTCTGCTCACTGATCAGCATGTGGCTTCTACCTACAGTATGCAAAATAGAGCTCTATGGCAGGCATCATTTGACGCGTTCTTTGGGTTGCTTACACAGTATTGCATGAGTAAATTCGATAGTGTGGTTCATACTGCACAATTGCAACCTGCTGCAGCAGCTGTTATAAGCAGGGAAATGCCAGTAGAGCTTTTGCGTGCTAGCCTCCCCCATACCAATGCCGACCAGCGCAAGCAGTTGCTCAGTTTTGCTCAGCGTACTGTGCCTGTTGGCACACATAGTTCTCATGGGTCTGGTAGTGGACCCATGATGTCAGATTCTGTCCAAAGCTAA
- the LOC120655488 gene encoding protein PAT1 homolog isoform X1, which translates to MESGDTKFDASQYDFFGNNPVEEVELGGLDDDDGDTAFVEHGNEDYPLYGRDNMLEDEGVGSFTDADDLAGTFSKLTRIVDDPKQPGVVGYRGSVSRQSSNADWAQDTGSSYWPMQPVLDTDRGLDKKNWWSQPPHSVDFIDSRLHRTSSSPHQDAQYDPVEPILGAKSSPLQRTSSYPQQEPQYNNTEPIPVPKSSFISYPPSGAASHSSPSQPHHMNMPSPPTAFQMPMSAQNDQALSQFHHGGTPPGPPFGRELAHMGPMGGATKNVQQNHVLNSGQMHGNGARFMPGLMQHQLQRPNGLMPPQMQPPRQQYGMQPIQQSPPHFAQLHSQMLGPHHSPPQSMQMFGPQHPPPQVMSRFDVNFGMPDLSDPRARSFLQHGRLGQRYPHQGYELSNMRTDNGWPRFRSRYMSTGEIENIARMQQAATHINDPYIDDYYHQACLAKKSEGAQLKHHFCPTLIRDPSSRARSKDEPHAYLQVDALGRLPFSSIRRPRPLLDVEQASAPNENTEKSVSKPLDQEPMLAARITIEDGLCLLLDVDDIDRLLQFSHQQDGGLQLRNRRQALLEQLAESLQLVDPLAPNKTAPLTSYDDLVFLRIVTLPKGRKLLSRYLELVTSGSELARIACMAVFRHLRTIFGNMPSDISAAETMTRLARAISTCVVRMELSDLSACLAAIVCSSLQPPLRPLGSPAGDWASVIIKSVLDRATVLLTDQHVASTYSMQNRALWQASFDAFFGLLTQYCMSKFDSVVHTAQLQPAAAAVISREMPVELLRASLPHTNADQRKQLLSFAQRTVPVGTHSSHGSGSGPMMSDSVQS; encoded by the exons ATGGAATCAG GCGATACTAAATTTGATGCATCACAGTATGATTTCTTCGGCAACAATCCCGTGGAGGAGGTCGAGCTAGGTGGattggatgatgatgatggtgacacTGCATTCGTTGAGCATGGCAATGAGGATTACCCTCTTTATGGGAGGGATAATATGTTGGAG GATGAAGGGGTAGGTTCATTTACTGATGCTGATGATCTTGCTGGAACATTCTCGAAG CTGACCAGAATTGTCGATGATCCAAAGCAACCAGGAGTAGTGGGTTATAGGGGATCTGTTTCTAGACAAA GTTCTAATGCAGACTGGGCTCAAGATACTGGCTCTTCATATTGGCCTATGCAGCCTGTATTGGACACTGATCGCGGGCTGGATAAGAAGAATTGGTGGTCCCAACCACCCCATTCAGTCGACTTCATTGATTCTAGACTGCACAGAACATCCTCATCCCCACATCAAGATGCTCAGTACGATCCTGTTGAACCTATTCTTGGAGCAAAATCATCTCCTTTGCAGAGAACATCTTCATACCCACAACAAGAGCCTCAGTACAATAATACTGAACCAATTCCTGTGCCTAAATCATCATTCATTTCATACCCTCCATCTGGTGCAGCATCTCATTCTTCACCTAGTCAACCACATCATATGAACATGCCATCTCCTCCAACTGCTTTCCAAATGCCTATGTCTGCACAAAATGATCAAGCCCTTTCCCAATTCCACCATGGAGGTACGCCTCCTGGACCTCCATTTGGTAGGGAGCTGGCTCAtatgggtccaatgggtggTGCAACAAAAAATGTGCAGCAAAATCATGTTTTAAATAGTGGACAAATGCATGGGAATGGTGCCAGGTTTATGCCAGGTTTGATGCAGCATCAATTGCAACGTCCCAATGGACTAATGCCACCTCAAATGCAGCCACCTCGTCAACAGTATGGAATGCAACCAATACAACAGTCTCCACCACATTTCGCACAACTACATTCACAAATGCTTGGTCCCCATCATTCCCCACCACAAAGCATGCAAATGTTTGGTCCTCAGCATCCTCCTCCGCAAGTGATGAGTAGATTTGATGTAAACTTTGGCATGCCTGACTTGAGTGATCCAAGAGCAAGATCATTTTTGCAACATGGAAGGCTGGGACAgcgatatcctcaccaaggttATGAGCTCAGTAATATGAGGACGGATAATGGGTGGCCACGGTTTAGATCCAGGTACATGTCGACTGGTGAAATTGAGAACATTGCAAGGATGCAGCAAGCTGCCACGCACATCAATGACCCATATATTGATGACTACTACCATCAAGCTTGTTTAGCAAAAAAATCAGAAGGTGCTCAACTGAAGCACCACTTCTGTCCTACCTTGATTAGGGATCCATCTTCCCGTGCACGCAGTAAGGACGAACCACATGCGTACCTACAGGTTGATGCTCTCGGCAGGCTCCCATTTTCTTCGATCCGCAGGCCTCGTCCTCTTCTTGATGTTGAACAAGCATCGGCACCAAATGAGAACACTGAAAAATCTGTGTCGAAGCCTCTTGACCAAGAACCTATGCTGGCTGCTAGGATCACAATTGAAGACGGACTTTGCCTACTACttgatgttgatgatattgATCGTCTGCTGCAATTTAGCCACCAGCAAGATGGTGGTTTGCAACTGAGAAACAGAAGACAGGCCCTACTCGAGCAGCTTGCAGAATCACTGCAATTAGTTGATCCCCTTGCACCTAATAAGACTGCACCTCTGACTTCATATGATGATTTGGTATTTCTCCGCATAGTCACTTTACCGAAGGGCCGGAAACTACTGTCCCGTTACCTTGAACTTGTGACTTCAGGCAGTGAGCTTGCAAGGATAGCTTGCATGGCCGTCTTCCGGCATCTAAGAACCATATTTGGAAATATGCCCTCTGATATCAGTGCAGCTGAGACAATGACTAGACTTGCAAGAGCTATATCCACATGTGTTGTTCGGATGGAGTTGAGTGATCTGAGTGCTTGCCTTGCAGCTATTGTTTGTTCGTCATTGCAGCCACCTCTTCGACCCCTTGGATCCCCAGCAGGTGATTGGGCTTCTGTCATCATAAAGTCTGTACTGGACAGAGCAACAGTTCTGCTCACTGATCAGCATGTGGCTTCTACCTACAGTATGCAAAATAGAGCTCTATGGCAGGCATCATTTGACGCGTTCTTTGGGTTGCTTACACAGTATTGCATGAGTAAATTCGATAGTGTGGTTCATACTGCACAATTGCAACCTGCTGCAGCAGCTGTTATAAGCAGGGAAATGCCAGTAGAGCTTTTGCGTGCTAGCCTCCCCCATACCAATGCCGACCAGCGCAAGCAGTTGCTCAGTTTTGCTCAGCGTACTGTGCCTGTTGGCACACATAGTTCTCATGGGTCTGGTAGTGGACCCATGATGTCAGATTCTGTCCAAAGCTAA